The following are encoded together in the Parabacteroides chongii genome:
- a CDS encoding TlpA family protein disulfide reductase: MHIVKILSFITTLSFLFFSCIKDDKDESVINYINVGNQVPSFAVEDTTGNTFSSKQFLDKHSLLVFFGTYCPNCKQVLPVIEEVWKEMKKDDKFQLVTISREETAETVSEYWKENQFTMPFYLDPTRGNVFALFANNTIPRIYLIGPEENVVWMSVESLDISAKELIDKIREL; the protein is encoded by the coding sequence ATGCATATCGTAAAAATACTATCATTCATAACAACCCTATCCTTCCTCTTCTTCTCTTGTATAAAGGATGATAAAGATGAATCTGTTATCAATTACATAAATGTAGGCAATCAGGTTCCTTCATTTGCCGTAGAAGATACAACTGGTAATACATTCAGCTCCAAGCAGTTTTTGGACAAACACTCCTTACTGGTATTTTTCGGTACTTACTGTCCCAATTGTAAACAGGTTCTACCGGTTATCGAAGAAGTCTGGAAAGAAATGAAAAAAGACGACAAGTTCCAGTTAGTGACGATTTCCCGGGAAGAGACAGCCGAAACTGTTTCTGAATACTGGAAAGAGAATCAATTTACAATGCCGTTTTATCTGGATCCCACCCGTGGTAATGTCTTTGCACTCTTTGCCAACAACACCATCCCACGTATATATCTCATCGGCCCTGAAGAGAATGTCGTATGGATGTCTGTCGAATCATTGGATATTTCTGCAAAGGAATTGATTGATAAGATACGAGAGTTATAG